CCCTACTGCCCCTGAAGGGAATAGAGCAGCTCCTACTTTATTCGAAATCAAAAAAGCCTATCTGCAACCAGGCGTTTCGGAAGAGCAATTCATCAAAGAATTTGTAGATTTCACACATCAGCCAACGCGAGAAGCTGCAAAAATGAAAGAAGCGATTCAAAAATATGGCTTGATGCCTAATAATGGATTCAATCGTGAAGATGTAGAAGCAATTGCAAAATATATTTACGAAAATGATTTACCTAAACCCGATTGGTATCAAGAAGATAAGTAATTTTAGATGATTTTTCTCGAAAAATTTATTTTGATTTAAAAATTTATTTGTATATTTGCAAGCCTAAGGCAAGTCCTACACAACCAGCTCCTATTGAACTCCCCCAGGACGGGAACGTAGCAAGGGTAAATGGTCGTAGCGGTGTGATGTAGTAAGCTTGCCTTTTTTTATCCCTATAACTTTCCGTTTTTAGCTTTCTTTAATTCATAAATCAAAAAAATACTTTTGTAAGCCCATAAATATGACTTATTTTTGCACTTTGATTGCAAAAAATTCGTCTTATGGAAAACAGAGAAACTAAATACATTTTTGTAACCGGAGGGGTTACTTCTTCACTTGGGAAAGGAATTGTTGCCGCAAGTTTAGGGCTATTGCTCAAAGCGAGAGGCTACCGAGTTACAATTCAGAAACTCGACCCATACATCAATGTCGATCCAGGAACTCTTAATCCATACGAGCACGGAGAATGTTATGTTACCGAAGATGGTGCCGAAACAGATTTGGATTTGGGACACTATGAAAGATTCTTGAATCACCCAACTACCCAAGCCAATAATGTTACCACAGGACGCATTTACCAATCGGTGATAGAAAAAGAAAGACGCGGCGATTATTTAGGGAAAACGGTACAAATTATCCCACATATTACCAACGAAATCAAACGCAGAATCAAAATGCTCGGTAGAAACAACGAGTACGATATCATTATCACAGAAATCGGTGGTACGGTGGGAGATATTGAATCTTTGCCTTTTATCGAAGCTGTGCGCCAATTGCGTTACGATTTAGGAAAAGACAATTCTTTGATGATTCATTTAACCTTGGTGCCATATCTCGCCGCAAGTGGTGAATTAAAAACAAAACCTACTCAACACTCTGTTCGTTTCTTAATGGAAAGCGGAATACAAGCCGATATGCTTGTGTGCCGCACCGAACACGAAATTCCAAAAGAAACTTTATCAAAATTAGCTCAATTCTGTAATATTCGATTGGGTAGCGTGATAGAATGTCGTGATGCTAAAACAATTTACGATGTTCCGTTGATGCTTCACAAACAAGGTTTTGATAAAATCGCACTTGAAGGGCTAAATCTCCCTGCCGAAAACGAACCAGACCTAAAAGACTGGGAAAAATTCTTACACAATCATAAAAAACCACAACACGAAGTAGAAATTGCTCTCGTGGGTAAATATGTTTCTTTGCAAGATTCTTATAAATCAATCACAGAAGCATTTGTACACGCAGGTGCCAGAATCCAGACCAAAGTAAAAGTAAAATGGATTTACTCAGGCGACTTAACTGAGCAAAATGTAAAAGAAGTTTTGGGCGATGTAGACGGAATTTTGGTTGCTCCAGGTTTTGGAGATCGTGGACTGGAAGGTAAAATCTTGGCGTGTAAATATGCAAGAGAAAACAATGTGCCTTTATTAGGAATTTGCCTTGGAATGCAAATGATGGTCATTGAATTTGCGCGTAATGTTTTAGGTTTAAAAGATGCAGAAAGCGCAGAGACAAACCACGCAACACCAAACCCTGTAATCAGTTTGATGGATGAACAGAAAAATGTAGCCTACAAAGGTGGAACGATGCGTCTTGGAAACTGGAAATGTGACCTAAAAGACGGTAGCAAAATCAAAGAAATTTATAAAAACAACACCATTCAAGAGCGTCATCGCCATCGCTATGAATTCAATAATGAATATTATGATGAATTTGAAAAAGCAGGATTGGTGCTTAGTGGGGTAAACCCAGACACTTCGCTTGTAGAAACCGTGGAATATCCAAATCACCCATTCTATATTGGGGTACAATTCCACCCAGAATACAGAAGTACTGTGGCGTCTCCACACCCACTATTCAAAGCCTTTTTGGAGGCAAGTCTAAACTTTAAAAATCATAAGAAATAAACATTTTAATAAATGCAAGAAAGTAAATTTGACAAAAATCAGCTCATCGGTTTTGGGCTGATGGTTTTATTGCTCATCGGATATTGGTTTTTCACTAAACCTACTCCTGAGCAGATTGAAGCCGAGAAGAAAAAACGAGAATTAGCCTTAAAAGAGAAAGAACAAGCTGAACAAAATCAAAATAAAGATACTACAGCCGATTTTGAAACATCTCAACCAGCGGTAGCGCAGTCTTCTATCGCCCCGCAAACTTATAAATTGGAAAGTGATAAAGTCATTATCGAAATTTCTAATAAAGGAGCGCAGATTTCAAAAGTTGAGCTTAAAGATTTCAAGGCTTACGACGAAAAATCTGGAAAACACGACAAACCACTTTATTTAATAAATGGCGGAAATACCAATTTCGCATTACAATTCAACGATAAGCAAGGTAGAAAACTTGATTTATCTAAAAGAATGTTTACCGCCAACCAAAACGGAAATACAGTAACCCTAACTACCCAAGAAAACGGGGCAACAATCCAATACATTTATACATTAAATGGTGATTATGGTTTAGATTTCTCGATTAAATCTAATGGTTTAAGCAATTTAACCAATGATAAAACCGCGAATTTAGCCATCAATATGAACGCCCTTTCGCAAGAAAAAGGTAAATCTTGGGAAAAGCGTGTGACTGATTTTCACTATAGTTTAAACAACTTTAGCAAGGAAAGTTATACGCGTAGCGACAAAGAAATCGACGACGACAAGGTAGATTGGGTGGCGTTTAAACAGCAATTTTTCTCTACGATTTTGGAACCAAAAGTTGCTTGGGAACATGTAAAATTAAATGTAACAGACGACCCAAAAGAAGATACCGTTCACTCTAAAAAATTCGATTTTGATACTAATTTAGCGATAAACGGAGAAATAAATCAAGCCTACACTTGGTACTTTTTGCCTCTAGATTTTGATTTATTAAAGACTTATAATAAAGACTTCCAGCATATCATTCCATTTGGTTGGGGAATCTTCGGGTGGATCAACGAATGGGCGATATTGCCTACTTTTAAATTCATGGCAAGCTGGGGCCTAAAATACGGTTGGGTGATTGCTCTACTCACTATTGTAGTAAAATTAATTACATCGCCAATCATGTACAAGCAGTATAAGCAAAGTGCAATGATGCGTGTATTAAAACCCGACATGGAGGCAATCAACGAGAAATACAAAGGTCCTGAAAACCAAATGAAACGCCAACAGGAAACAATGAATCTGTACCGAACCGCTGGCGTGAACCCGCTCGCGGGATGTTTGCCAGCATTGCTACAAATTCCTATTTTCTATGCTTTGTTCAACTTCTTTCCAAATGTTATTCAGCTTAGGGGAAAAGGATTCTTATGGGCAGATGATTTAACGGCATATGATTCAATCATGCACTTGCCATTCAACATTCCATTCTATGGCGACCACGTGAGTTTGTTTGCACTATTATATGTGGTAACCATGGTGATTTACTTTAAATTCTCTGGAAACATGATGCAAACACCAAAACAAGAAGGAATGCCAGATATGCGTTTTATGATGTACATTATGCCTATCATGTTCATCTTCTTCTTGAACAGCTACGCATCAGGACTTTCATGGTACTATTTCGTATCCAACGCGATTAACATTGGATTGGTTTTATTCATCAAAAATGTAATGATAGACGATGATAAGATCCACGCAAAAATCCAAAGCAACAAGCAAAATCCTAAAAAGCGCAAGAAAAGTAAATGGCAAGAAAAACTTGACCAAGCGATGAAACAAGCGCAGGAACAACAAAGATTAAGAGATAATCAGAAATAAAAAATCTCTAAACGAAAAGGCTTCAATTATGATTGAAGCCTTTTTTATTATCCGTCAACGCACAGAGTGTATAAAAATTCCATTTTCGGCATATTTTTTAGAAAATACACCTAAATTTATTTTTTTAGACAAAAATTTTACCACCACAAATGATTGATTAAAAGTAAAATATAATTTTCATATGTTTTTTTTTACACTTAATTATTTTGTAAGTTCAAAAACATTTTATACATTTGCTAAACAATTAAGACAAACCTATGAACAACAAGTTTATGCATAAGATTTCTATTATGATGTATCACTCTAGTGGTGCAGCGATGAATTTATGCTAAAATTTGGAGATTAAAAGTCATAACATAAATTAAAATCGCTGCAACCTTAAAACTTGCAGCGATTTTTTTTGTTATGATAAAAAAACAAAACCGAAAAAAGAATAAGAAGAGACAAACCTATTAAATGAACCTAAGCCTAGTAATTAAATTTTGATTTCGCATCCCCCGATTGGGAACCTTTTGGGGGATTTAGAATCAATGAAATAAGGAAACAAACCATAACCTATATATTTTAGATGCACCGTGTCGTGAGCGATTTATTTTTGAATTAAAATTTAACCTAAACCTATAAACAAACCTTTTTGATTTCTGTATATTTCGCTACACGATACTCAGGTGCATTATTTATTACATTTATTTTTACTCTTTTTTTTATCCATAAATCTCATCAAAAAATTAATTTTTCGCTATATTTGTTTTCATGAAAAAAGCGGTAATCAGTTTGCTATACTTAGGCCTAGGGCTCTATGTTCATGCACAGAATACGGGTAAAGAGATATACAGACCAGAACAAGAAAGAATCAATAATTTAATTGACACCAAATTGGATGTTAAATTAAATTTCGAAAATCAATCGATTGATGGAAAGGAGTGGCTTACGCTTAGGCCTCACTTCTACCCTACAGATTCTCTTACGCTGGATGCCAAAAATATGTTGATTCATAAAATATCTCTCGTAAATAATAATGGAAATTCCACGCCATTACAATACGATTACGACCTTAATCAGCAAAAATTAAAAATAAAGCTAAATAAAACTTATACCCGTAATCAAACTTATAAGATTTACATTGAATATACCGCTTACCCTGAAGGGGTTCCTGGAAGAGATAAAAAGTACTATTCCAAAGATAAAGGCTTGTATTTCATCAACCCACAAGGGAAAAACTCCTACATCCCAACACAGGCATGGACTCAAGGAGAATCTACCGATAACTCTGGATGGTTCCCTACAATTGATGCCCCTAACCAAAAAACCACACAAGAAATAAGTATTACGGTTCCTAAAAATTTCGTAACACTTTCGAATGGAACGCTTACTTCTAAAATCGATAATGCTAATGGAACTCGCACCGATAATTGGCGACAAACGCAAAAGCATGCGCCTTACTTATTCTTTATCGGAGTCGGTGATTTTGCTGTTGTAGAAGATCAATGGAAAGGCCGCCCTGTAAATTATTATGTGGAGCCAGAATATAAATCTGTAGCCAAAGAAATTTTTGGTAAAACGCCTGAAATGCTGACTTTTTTCTCTGAAAAATTTGGCTACGAATATCCATGGGATAAATATTCTCAAATGGTCGTTCGTGATTTTGTAACAGGTGCCATGGAAAACACCACCGCTGTGAGCCATTCAGAAACAGCTCAACAAAAACATGGCGAATTGGTGGATAAAAATGTATGGGAAGATGTCATCGCACACGAATTGGCACATCACTGGTTTGGAGATTTAGTCACTACCGAAAGTTTTGCAAATCTCACTGTAAACGAAGGTTTTGCCAATTATAGCGAATACCTTTGGCGCGAACATAAATATGGGAAAGACTATGCCGATGAATTAAGAATTGAAGATTTAGACGATTATTATTCGGGCAATAATTTCAATAAAAATTTAGTTCGCTTTAATTACAAAAAAGTAGGCGACATGTTCGATAGAGTAACCTACAACAAGGGAGGATACATTCTTCACATGCTCAGAAGCTACCTTGGTGATGATGCATTTTTTCAATCTATAAAGTACTACTTGCACCATCATGAGTTTCAAAAAGCAGAAGCACAACAATTGCGCTTAGCCTTTGAACATGTTACAGGAAAGGATTTAAACTGGTTTTTCAATCAGTGGTTTTATGGACACGGGCATCCAAAGATTAATGCCATCACCGAATATAAACCCAACGAAGTCGTTGTAAATTTAAAACAAACACAATCTCCACTATTTGAGTTTCCT
This Ornithobacterium rhinotracheale DNA region includes the following protein-coding sequences:
- a CDS encoding c-type cytochrome; the encoded protein is MFKKTIPYILIGLITFSCSKKETPQTSESKTTIATPESPGEKYVKSQCYVCHHPTAPEGNRAAPTLFEIKKAYLQPGVSEEQFIKEFVDFTHQPTREAAKMKEAIQKYGLMPNNGFNREDVEAIAKYIYENDLPKPDWYQEDK
- a CDS encoding CTP synthase yields the protein MENRETKYIFVTGGVTSSLGKGIVAASLGLLLKARGYRVTIQKLDPYINVDPGTLNPYEHGECYVTEDGAETDLDLGHYERFLNHPTTQANNVTTGRIYQSVIEKERRGDYLGKTVQIIPHITNEIKRRIKMLGRNNEYDIIITEIGGTVGDIESLPFIEAVRQLRYDLGKDNSLMIHLTLVPYLAASGELKTKPTQHSVRFLMESGIQADMLVCRTEHEIPKETLSKLAQFCNIRLGSVIECRDAKTIYDVPLMLHKQGFDKIALEGLNLPAENEPDLKDWEKFLHNHKKPQHEVEIALVGKYVSLQDSYKSITEAFVHAGARIQTKVKVKWIYSGDLTEQNVKEVLGDVDGILVAPGFGDRGLEGKILACKYARENNVPLLGICLGMQMMVIEFARNVLGLKDAESAETNHATPNPVISLMDEQKNVAYKGGTMRLGNWKCDLKDGSKIKEIYKNNTIQERHRHRYEFNNEYYDEFEKAGLVLSGVNPDTSLVETVEYPNHPFYIGVQFHPEYRSTVASPHPLFKAFLEASLNFKNHKK
- the yidC gene encoding membrane protein insertase YidC, which encodes MQESKFDKNQLIGFGLMVLLLIGYWFFTKPTPEQIEAEKKKRELALKEKEQAEQNQNKDTTADFETSQPAVAQSSIAPQTYKLESDKVIIEISNKGAQISKVELKDFKAYDEKSGKHDKPLYLINGGNTNFALQFNDKQGRKLDLSKRMFTANQNGNTVTLTTQENGATIQYIYTLNGDYGLDFSIKSNGLSNLTNDKTANLAINMNALSQEKGKSWEKRVTDFHYSLNNFSKESYTRSDKEIDDDKVDWVAFKQQFFSTILEPKVAWEHVKLNVTDDPKEDTVHSKKFDFDTNLAINGEINQAYTWYFLPLDFDLLKTYNKDFQHIIPFGWGIFGWINEWAILPTFKFMASWGLKYGWVIALLTIVVKLITSPIMYKQYKQSAMMRVLKPDMEAINEKYKGPENQMKRQQETMNLYRTAGVNPLAGCLPALLQIPIFYALFNFFPNVIQLRGKGFLWADDLTAYDSIMHLPFNIPFYGDHVSLFALLYVVTMVIYFKFSGNMMQTPKQEGMPDMRFMMYIMPIMFIFFLNSYASGLSWYYFVSNAINIGLVLFIKNVMIDDDKIHAKIQSNKQNPKKRKKSKWQEKLDQAMKQAQEQQRLRDNQK
- a CDS encoding M1 family aminopeptidase — encoded protein: MKKAVISLLYLGLGLYVHAQNTGKEIYRPEQERINNLIDTKLDVKLNFENQSIDGKEWLTLRPHFYPTDSLTLDAKNMLIHKISLVNNNGNSTPLQYDYDLNQQKLKIKLNKTYTRNQTYKIYIEYTAYPEGVPGRDKKYYSKDKGLYFINPQGKNSYIPTQAWTQGESTDNSGWFPTIDAPNQKTTQEISITVPKNFVTLSNGTLTSKIDNANGTRTDNWRQTQKHAPYLFFIGVGDFAVVEDQWKGRPVNYYVEPEYKSVAKEIFGKTPEMLTFFSEKFGYEYPWDKYSQMVVRDFVTGAMENTTAVSHSETAQQKHGELVDKNVWEDVIAHELAHHWFGDLVTTESFANLTVNEGFANYSEYLWREHKYGKDYADELRIEDLDDYYSGNNFNKNLVRFNYKKVGDMFDRVTYNKGGYILHMLRSYLGDDAFFQSIKYYLHHHEFQKAEAQQLRLAFEHVTGKDLNWFFNQWFYGHGHPKINAITEYKPNEVVVNLKQTQSPLFEFPLAIDVYENGKRTRHNVWVKKEPLNTFKFNTQGKAQLVVVDGINDIVAEFNEEKTVDLYAQQYLLCKDELSSRMQAIKKLAYNQLISKNALSTLITAMKDPSAGIRKLAIESLDVTDSVVQEQAEEALAKIAESDPKTLVRAEALKKLAQIDKDKKYLNLFKNALKSESFAVKGAAIDYLSQNAPEELDNQSEDLDIKLAVNSPRLLEKLIPQWRQENKINYFPELNEMAALYALIPYIKPEYTKASQMAFDWILSTNDLASTQAIAKVYSNYYKFMKENQKEAIPFLRAMANNALELKQKTYQQYPNDDLKKQIEVLEEVINEIKD